Genomic DNA from Papaver somniferum cultivar HN1 unplaced genomic scaffold, ASM357369v1 unplaced-scaffold_160, whole genome shotgun sequence:
gagcatCCATTGATTCTCTGTGGACGATGTTTGTATTTGTGATCTCTATCTCTACTATGCTTGTagtgtaataacttcttcttcaatttggatttaagtttgaagtttttgcagagtgttgcaaatttttatttttcttctttaatcttcatagcTTCATCTAGCTTATGTGGTTCCTTTGGAaagttgggatcttgacattgcaaatatctgagcttttccggttgtgattgaatcaccattctgatgggTGAACCACCTTCCCGTGGACACTTTGAATACACCCAAGGGGATTGCATAAGAatatggttatccatgaaacataatggaaaaactcttttgcttcgacacataatatctGCTTCACttttcctttagaaaacatggtggatgttgtTGGATAAGAAAGAAATATGTTGGTTTTGTTGAGAATCAAACCTAGTattgtatttataacaaaaaaaatagtcgttggtaattcaaacgggcggtCATGGTAAACCCGCAAGGTTTTACTTTGACCGCCAACGGCTAAATTTCCAACGACTCGATTTTTTTTTCTCACCCTATAAATTTTATTCTTCCTATCTCCAAATTCATATCTTCTTCTTTCATTCTAAAACTCTTAACCTTTATCACTCTGTAGAAATGTCTACTAGAattcgtggtcccaagtttactaaAGAAGATGATATATAACTATGTGCAAAGCATATTTTTCATAGCGTAATCGTTGGTATAGGCTATCAAAACAGTTCTTTTTGGGATAACATTTTTacaatgttcgtctcactgacgggGAACCTgagaaaccgagatgctcgtcgattgtaTGCTCGTTTCAATTTATTAGGCTTGTAGTCAAGCCATTTCTTGCTCTGGTAAggaaaattgatcgagaaaagttcatcgGTGTAACTAAAgttgaagtgatccaaacaactctTGATAATTTGGAAGAAGCTCACGGTAAACCTTTTCTTTACGAAgcatgtttcaacattcttaaagATGGTCATCTCAAGCACATCTTTACTGCACTTGAATGCCTCTCCCggtctttacaatggaagaagatgttactcttgttcgatgttggttacatcaTATGATGAAACCAATGAACAATGACTATTTATGGGAAGGAGTATTGGAACATTTTGTAATGTCGCGAAATAaaaccataagaaacagtaagagcctagaactatGATTTTCATTCATCACTATTGATGTCAAACATTATACAGAAATTTTGTGCATGTTTCATCGTCGCAATTCTTGATTATCCAACaaagaactggtgagtatcttgCGTTTGTCCTTACTGATCAACTGCGTCATAAATATCtaaacttgttgtttatctgttttacaggaaaccatcgctcagaccaagtttaccgaagaaactggaagagagtttaagcattttgaatgttatgaactctatagagataatgtcgctggatttgatgtagtttgatgttattgtttTCGTTTaataaaatgtagtttgatgttatatgCAAGTTTAAAATGTAATAAATAttcttaatctgaagtggaaatctatcTTAAAATTTAAATATTTTCAATCATTGATATTACTGtgaattcttttacaagatataaactcagACAATAATAAAAGTCAAGGACAAgctttggcctcctgtttatcttcatttgacgtatcttctaTTCAACTCGCTTTTTGACAGTTTCgcatttgtttttgatttttgttgttgttaactttcaatactggagctCTTCcctgccttttagcggaacattttcttggagcaacttcaaaaacttgcacttcccttgtACAATTTTCAATCTACTTAAAACATCCACATATCTTACGAACatcagcttcaagttttgcatcgcaaaaaagtgtgatcgccttttcagcgAATTCACCAATGataaaactaaaaaattgaaatagatttagaagaaaaaattcaagagaagtgaattctggtgtgagtgaattgtttgaagatggtggtaatttatagaggtaaatttgaaaaaaaaaatggcagTTTTTTAAATTTGAAAAACTAGCCGTTGACGGTTGTGCATCACACGCCAGCGTGTTTAAATAGACCGATCGTTTTTCTTAAACCATGCACCAACGTTTTTATTTGACACGCGCGTTTGATGATTAGCCGCCCACTTGTTTTCCCACATAGCATGTATTTGGCCATCCATCCGGCTCGACAACAGTTTTCATTCATAGGAATTGCCGCAAGCTGTTGTTTCTAGGAGCAATTAGAAGTTCCATAGATTTTTTCAATAAGAAGCCCACATGTGTTACTTACTTGCGTAGAGTTATTTTTTCACTCTCACAGTCCAGACCCATAAGTGTCCGCACGAGGAAAGGGTACCCACAAGGCCACAAGCACAAGGTGAAAGTAAGTTTCACAGAGACActgattttatatttttcttgaatTCTCTTTCACTACTAAGTGACGTTTGATACATTTTTagccttgaaaagcttttttttttttttttttttttttttggaagagaacTTTTTATTGATTCTAACAACTTACACCAGAAAGATACAAAACTAGTACcaaacaaacacaaacacaaacaGACTTGCTCAAACTAGAGCACAAACAACAGGAACCAGACCAACCTTAGATTTATATATTACAACAACAAACCACTAATCAACATCAGCTAAGGCATTAATCCTCCTCTGAACAACTTCCTTCAAGGCTATACCGAAATGTTTGGAAACAGAGTGACAACTAATGCCTAAAAAATCGCCATCTAATCGTACCATTTAAGCCGACGGaagaaagtttttagttttttcttagCACGTAAACTCTTAGGACGTTAGGCGCATCACGAATATCTCATTTACATGAACATGCAATTTTTAAAGTCGAAACAAACATAAAACATCGATTTAACAGTTGTTGATGATTCGCATAAAACACCGATGTAACCGTTGTTGATGATTCTGCAGATAACAGTCGAAAGTGGTTTGGCATTAGACAATTTGGAAGcactatatttttattttttaattagtaACTTAAGAATTTGATGTTGACAACTTTAAATTTGGATCACTCATATCATCACGCAATGACTTTCTCACTGTACCACGGTGACATCAACCAGttcattaatttttttatatatattttctattttgtcGGATGCCAGGTGGTTATGCTTGTCTATATCATTTTACAATAAAACCATTGTTTGCCACAGAAGGAAAAGAAACATcaacataaaaaaacaaaaacaaaaaaattaacctCACAAACGATTTGAGACCACAAGTCCTTAATAACTACAAAGATTCCAACAGATCCCGCAAGCGGCATCCAACACAGCTACAGAGGAGGAAACCAGGCAGCCGACGGATTGGCCAATCACGCGGCAGATGGAAGTCAAACAGGAAACTCGTCAACCAAAATATGGGGccaggcaatcccatcttttattTCTCAAATCTTATTTTCAGACTCAGTGGGTACACATACTCACGACAAATTATAAACTAATTTCAATTAATAaattacatgcttcaaaaaaaagtcCTTAATAATAACATATGGGAAGCGTGGAGCTCTGATCGTCTCTCAAATAATATCTATTGAACATAAACTAAAAGAAATTATTATCaacaataaaactaaaaaaaaataaaaaagataaaacttTAGTCAATTCATAAAAGAGGGAATATTCGAATACATAAGGGAGAAGAACAACAAATATATCTATAAAGATGACCAATTATGACGACAAAGATTACTGACGAGATTTATTTTTATCCATAATAAGTATATGAGAGTAATTCATGTTGTCCAAAAAGAAACCTCGTTATAGTGAATCAAGTAGCATCCCTTCTGCCACGCTGGCAACAATTGACCAATATGTTAGACAAGGACTTTTTGTTCAAACTTCAAAACATTGCTTTCCAACAAAAGCAACTTCTTGTAGGGTATCACGGAGCTTCCTTCTGCCATGTTGGCAATTAAAAGACGGCATATTTAGTAACATATCTTAATTATCCGAAAACTAGATATTTGTAATAACATATCTTAATTTATCCGAAAACTAGATATTTGTAATAAACATATCTTAATTAATTGTAAAACTGTGGATCACAATGCTTCCAGTATCTCAACAACTCTAACTGGAACAACTTTAACAAAAGTGATGCGGcatataattaattaattatgctATTAGAGATAAAACGATTCACTGCAGCTAAAAAAATCCACAACATAGTGCCTCTTTTGTCTTTAGTTGGAATTTTTTGAAAGTGCATGACAAATTTGGAAAATAAAGTAGTATCATTGATTGGCCAATTTTGGCAAAGGAatataaaacaagaaaaacaatatCTACAAAAAATATCTCCCAAAAATCTAGTTTCCTGATAATGATCGATGAACAAATCACTATGTATGGAGATTAAAATATCTTTCTCCATAGACAaatgaataaaagaataagaaaaagaaaatggttGGAGGAttaaatatcaaataaaactaCATTTAATCCCATCCACGAGAAATTATCACTGTGAATTAGTAGTCGCTCCATAAACTGCTCTCCACGTTGCTCTCCACGTCGTCGTCGTAATAGTAACCCTCTTGTGGTGGATCAAGTAACATCCCTTCCGCCATGCTGGCAATCAGGGCTGGCATGTAATACAACGCTTCTTCGTCGAAAAACGTTGCTGAAACTTCTTCGGCTATTTCAACCGTCTGTTTGGTTGATTTAACGGAtttagatgatttttttgcaACGGAAGAAGGTTTCTTAGAATTAGGGAATGGAAATGCCCGGACGGCTTCGGAAGCAGCCAATTGAATATCTTTAGCAGATGATGACTTAGCGCGAGGTAACAACCACAATGAATCTTCGAAATTTAACGGAGCCGATTTTCCTCGCAGAGCTATTGCAGCAACATCATAAGCTCTAGCTGCAATTTCAGCACTAGAATGTGTACCAAGCCAAATTCTTGATTTACTGTTGGGTTCTCTAACTTCACAAACCCATTTATCATTTTTCCTTGCTCTTACTCCTCTGTAAATTGGATGTCTAGTTTCCTTGAACTTCTTTCTTCCTGATGTTTTCTTATGTGACCCTAATTGTGTTAGtgacgatgacgatgatgatgaagtaCAATCTGTTTCTGAGCTAAAGAAATCTGTACTGTATGATGAGGATGAAGGTGATGAAAGCGAACACCCGAAAGAGTCCTCAAAAATCATTGCAGTAATTGAatgagtgctaattttgtttaAAGGAAGAAGTTTAGAGTAGACTGTGTTTAGTTCAGTTTGAAATTGGAAGGCAAAGAGAGTTGGGTTTGAAAGAAGAAAGACGATCTGTTTGGTATTTATAGATTTGGGGATAAAAAAGGAAAGTGCTGAGTCCACCAAAAAGCACACGTTAAGAATACAGGTGTGTATCTGCAGCCTGTATCTGCAACCAGACGATCTGTCTGGTTGTATCTGCAGCCTGAGTTTCAGAAAATTTCTCTTAAGCAGTTCATGATCAATTGGAAGACGGTGGTTTTCGAACCACCATGAGAAAATCACCTCGCATATATTTATGTGTTTATTGTTGTCGTTTTCTTTTGgttgcttgatttttttttttccaggtGGATTCCTTGTCCTACCTTGGTCGGTGACTAATTCCTTGTATTTGTATTCTTTGGTGGCTTAAGTctcaaaaaataatttatttaccgatcaaaaaaaaaaaaaagaatacagGTGTGTAAGAAGACACTTGAGTGGGTGAGTGTGCAAAATAGTGAGTTATCTTAGTAAGAGGTTTACACCCCATGAAATTTGACACGTTTGATTCGGGAATTTGTTGTGTCATCAAAAATGACCAATAGACATTTGGAGAAAGATGCTGTGTGTCAGCTTAAAAAACCAAAACTTCAATGTCTTATTTTCCTAGTGTATATTTATTTGGAATTTTATAGAGGCTTGACTAGTCGCCAGAGTCTAGTAATGGAACCATAGTGCCGTAATGTCGTAACTGCTAATACTTATACAATGATTTTACATGCATTGACGCCCAAATAACAAATAAACAGGAAAACATCGCGTGGAGAAAATCAAAGGTAGGATATCAATGACTCTACAATTTGGATTTGGATGGGTAAAGCAAATCTCATTTCTTCTCCCACATGGATTTTACGCCGAAACTTTTTCTGGTGATAGATTCGTTTTCGATACTCATATGGGCCTAAACTGCATCACGGTATAATAACCACTCCTTGTATGCCAATTAATCTTAATATGGGTTTTGTTTCTTTGAGCAAATTTAATAATGGAATCCAAGCCATTTGAAGCTCAGAAAGAGTGTAGAGTCTTATCTTCAATGTCTTATTTTCCAAACCAAAAGTTCAATGTCTTATTTTCAATGTCTTATTTTCCTAGTGTATATTTATTTGGTATTTTATAAAAATAGGAAAATGTAGCTTATCTTTATAGCGGCTTGACTAGTCACTAGAGTCTAGTAACGGAAACCATAGTGCGGTAATATTGTAAAATTGCTAAAGTCTGTCGAAAGGGAATACTTATACAGTGATTTTACATTGACGCCCAAATAAACAGTGAAAAATCACGTCGAGAAAATTAAAAGCAGGATTGCATTTTagcatttggatttggatttggaatGTACAAAAAATAGGTCTCATTTTTTCTCTTACGTATTTTTTCTTCGATTTTTTTCCCGATGACGGAATTATTTCAGTACTTATATGGGACTAAATTGCATCACAGTACAATAACTGCTCCATAAATGTCAATTAATCTCACTATAGGTTTTGTTTCTCAGAGCTAATCTAATGATGGAAGCCAAGCCATTGGAAGCTCGAAAATAGTGCAGATGCCAAGTCTAAAAACAAGTTTCATGATAGAAGAATTGCATCATCTAAGTTTCATGACACTTCAACACATGGATCACAGATTCTACAATCAGAAACTGAAAATCCAATTTAGAAACAAAATCAAACTTTTTGGGAGCTTGAATAGCGTGGGTTCTACAATCGTACTTGCTCTAATGGCTTCCAAGTAGGGATCATCCACAATTCCCAACTTGCTATAATAATTTACATTACCTCAAAGTGGGTGAAATGACCCATCCCTCTACCGATATTGTCctcacttacccactgcggtcatcctacagtgtggggttttcaacggcaCCACTGCAGTCATTCAGAAGCAACTTCACGAGAGGTCattcatccctggattactcttgCATGAGCACGCTTAAATGCAGAGTTTTTTTGCCAACTATGGAGTCAATTGTTCTGAAAAGGCCACGgtattaggaaaggacaaaccattacatgTATTCCATTCGGCAAACCCTACCTACCGAGTCGGCTTATTACAGTGGGTCCTACTTAATTGAATGGATGGCTAAAGAGTGAATGGATGGCTTcgcaaaaataaaaaacacataACAATAAGAAAGTAAAGATGTTTTTTTAAAAACACAATGAGTTTTCATAATTAGTAAtgctttgatttttctttttactatGCATGATATACATGTGTGTTAGGGCGCTGCTCGGTTGATCCTAGTaggcgttgatatgtcaagtcaTGGGTTGAAATTTTGGTGTCAAAACTTACCCCTTAAATTACTTACAAAAGCTAACTATAAT
This window encodes:
- the LOC113337533 gene encoding dehydration-responsive element-binding protein 1A-like; protein product: MIFEDSFGCSLSSPSSSSYSTDFFSSETDCTSSSSSSSLTQLGSHKKTSGRKKFKETRHPIYRGVRARKNDKWVCEVREPNSKSRIWLGTHSSAEIAARAYDVAAIALRGKSAPLNFEDSLWLLPRAKSSSAKDIQLAASEAVRAFPFPNSKKPSSVAKKSSKSVKSTKQTVEIAEEVSATFFDEEALYYMPALIASMAEGMLLDPPQEGYYYDDDVESNVESSLWSDY